The Microplitis demolitor isolate Queensland-Clemson2020A chromosome 9, iyMicDemo2.1a, whole genome shotgun sequence genomic sequence attcttttcttttaattcatatataatattttatttattaattgacatgtatctaaataaatatgtctacataatatatatatatatatatatatatatttaatcgtAATAAATagcaaagaaataaaaaaaagagaacaaattgtcatcaataaatttcctaaatttttaaatgttcgcGCATGCGCACTCATAACGTTGTACATGCCTACTTATTTAggagtgtatgtatataaaaagtcTGTCCTCAGTTGCTttgttttgttaataataaattttcatttcaatgctattaattatgttttttttttttttttttaaaccttttcgttatcttttattaaatatttaattttacaaataaaaataagtgttttttaaaaaacgaaagtaaatttaattatgaagaaGAAGTTACACACATAAATACAggtaagtaaaagaaaaataatacctacaaataaatataacaaattttagatttatatatgcaaataacttttaattagaCACCcgctttgtaattttaaatttttgcgcatgcgcatttCGGGTTGATTtcctatttgaaattttggcTCATATTCCAGTTACTTTTCGTCGTTTCCGCTAGGTGTCACTACCACTCATAGCCATTTTAGCTATGAATCATTTTAGGTAAAAACGTAATTGGGAACCTTGCGTGCAAGCGTATAATTGGCCGACATTTTCGCGGCTTTTTATTTCCCGtccaattgaaaaattaactaaccgtcattttattaatacatatgtttacatatatacatacagttTTTctcacatatatacataaatataaccACACACTCAATTGCAGACAATCGTAAGTACAAGCAAAGTATTCCTTTGTCTTCATTGTTatcttcaaataaaaaacttacactttatgttaattattatttatagattaatatCGAATCACTTAAAATCCCGATATTTTTCTACAACTACTTTATTctgtaagttaattaaattattaaatatataagtatgtaGTAAAAACTACAGATGCTTTTATTTGCcggcaaaaattaattatttttattttatttatttatttaacgatgaataattttttcgtataaatatatgttacttttctcatatatttatatatgtacatgtatgagtatatatttatataagaaaacaaaagcAAATTTTAaccttaaaatatttttttttgtttcagtaAACCCAAATAAATATCAAGACCTTTGGAAAGAGGAACTAGATTTGATTTACAAGATGCCGAAATCTAAAGAATATCTTTCTAGTGATGATTCCAGTGGATCTAGTCACTCtgaagtaattatatttatctattaatcatttttttaaattttaattgccaataaatattttattaaagtcaTTTATGATGAtattgaagttagcagactgataatttttttaatctttaaaaaatgacaaattattaaaaaagaatatatttttaaaaattgcacttatagatttttttattttctgtatatgcatttttttttttttttttttttttttttttatttgtgtaaaaaaaaaattaaaaaatttttaattgtctggtAACTCGGATCATTTTTTTAgcgattaaaattaatagatgaattattatttttttttttttttaggacgAAAAGCCAAAAAAGAAGAAGCCAAAGCGTGacgaaaaaaaagataaagatgtaaaagaagaaaaaccATCAAAGAAGGCATCTTCAAGTAAACTTGAAGAAGAAGAACCAACATGGGAAATTGGTAACAAGAAACACGTTACTGTTCGTAAATGGAAAGGAAGATTGTACATCGACATCCGTGAAATGTATCTTGATAATGAAGGTTCTCTTAAACCTGGTCGCAAaggtattttcaaaattaacatttatctttatttcttatcatcaatttaatactgaagttagccgccGTCTAAcgatttctattttatttttaaacaatgtcttttttaaatactgaatttagaaaaaaaaaaattcaaaaaattgcacttaagtagctttttaaatttcctacatgtgcatttttttcttttttttttttttctttaattaaactgtcaaaaaaaaattaaaaaattgcattcatagctttttaaatttcctacatgtgaattttttgaatttttttttttttcattaattaaactgtcaaaaaaaaaattcaaaaattgcacttgtagctttttaaatttcccacatatgcatttttttctttttttgtttttctctaCTTaaattgtcgaaaaaaaattcaaaaattgttaattgtctgctaccTTCAGAATCATatcaatttcattaaattaagtaagtaattaattaattaataaaattacaggaATTTCTCTAACTCCCGAGAACTACATGAAGCTTAAAGACATTATGGGGGAAGTTGATGAAGCAGTCAAACTCAAGGCATAAATTCCGCCCCCatcacaattaataattaaaaattattattaattacttccgtaataattaatctaataattaatgtctacagtacaattataattgtattaaTACAATTACCTTGAATAATTTGTTCAGTATTTATTGCCGTCAatctgaataattattttatcaataaaaattacaaataaaaaacattttttttaatttttatttttttatcaaaaaaattttcacgtaaaaaatatttaaacaaaaaaactagATGCACttgtacaataattaaatatcaaatttaatttactg encodes the following:
- the LOC103569861 gene encoding activated RNA polymerase II transcriptional coactivator p15 isoform X1 — encoded protein: MFTYIHTVFLTYIHKYNHTLNCRQSLISNHLKSRYFSTTTLFLNPNKYQDLWKEELDLIYKMPKSKEYLSSDDSSGSSHSEDEKPKKKKPKRDEKKDKDVKEEKPSKKASSSKLEEEEPTWEIGNKKHVTVRKWKGRLYIDIREMYLDNEGSLKPGRKGISLTPENYMKLKDIMGEVDEAVKLKA
- the LOC103569861 gene encoding activated RNA polymerase II transcriptional coactivator p15 isoform X2; protein product: MPKSKEYLSSDDSSGSSHSEDEKPKKKKPKRDEKKDKDVKEEKPSKKASSSKLEEEEPTWEIGNKKHVTVRKWKGRLYIDIREMYLDNEGSLKPGRKGISLTPENYMKLKDIMGEVDEAVKLKA